From the Desulfosarcina sp. BuS5 genome, one window contains:
- a CDS encoding M16 family metallopeptidase: protein MYRSLRFSILFFVILSLLSAASLQQSYAFNSADIIAVSLPKWPHEESDLLPDPGLVYGRFPNGFRYVLLKNAEPKDRVDIHLDVLAGSLNETDQEQGLAHFLEHLLFCGSTHFKPGELVKYFQSIGMKFGADANAHTGFNETVYNILLPDGNKESLEKGLVVIKDYAEGAFLLEDEIKREMGVILAEKRTRDSASYRTYVETLKFELPESMISRRLPIGKEEIIKNAHRGLLKGFYDAWYRPEKLILIMVGDFNPEVAANLVKEKFSMLKHRAAARTDVDTGLIEHKGNKSFYHYEKESGSTSVSIETVHKALPHPDSFAFQKKKLIGNIADSIIQHRIDVLVSKPDTPFTSASIGSGTYLNEVEYTEITAKCGPESWSKSLSLLEQTLRRALEYGFTKSELERVKKDYIATFHNAAKRASTRNSGILAGSIIRALNNNQVFQSPEQIKLLYTPVVSELTLKDVHNALKAAWADDHRLVIVTGNADLSGHDASPEEIILNAFNKSSSVELKKPVEMQDVVFPYLPEPGQPGKAATTTRLPELNIVQVEFKNGLRLNMKRTDFKANQVLVKLSFGSGRSSEPLELPGLALLSEDVVNESGLGRLDKESVNRALAGKTASISFGISEDNFFFTGSSSSGEIELLFQLLYAHIIDPGYREDAFRLVKERFGQSYKSLSHSIDGSMVLSGNRFLAGGDTRFGFPPYEAFNALTLDNIRSWIDKPLKNEQMELSIVGDFNLEEVERLAGKYLGALKKRNPVKMADRASKPLFPVSRNLELRVETKIPKALVVVAYPSSDLWNISLTRRLSVLADVFSERLREKIREKLGVSYSPFAYNRPSRAYPGYGVLFAFVHISPDKTDLVRQEVKNIVSELCEKGVTPEELKRAVDPTLTSIKDMLKKNGYWLNTVLSGSAGHPEQLEWCRTIMKDYASITDDEISNLAVKYLKNTDAATIIITPPKQETVQ, encoded by the coding sequence ATGTATAGATCTTTAAGATTTTCAATACTATTTTTTGTTATACTTTCCCTTTTGAGCGCAGCATCCCTTCAACAGTCTTATGCTTTCAACTCAGCAGATATAATTGCTGTTTCTCTTCCAAAATGGCCGCATGAGGAGAGCGATCTTCTTCCTGATCCCGGGCTTGTTTACGGCAGATTTCCCAATGGATTCAGGTATGTTCTTCTAAAAAATGCCGAGCCGAAAGACAGGGTCGACATTCACCTTGATGTACTTGCCGGATCATTGAATGAAACTGATCAGGAACAGGGACTTGCTCATTTTCTTGAACATTTACTTTTTTGCGGTTCAACCCATTTCAAACCTGGAGAACTGGTTAAATATTTTCAGAGCATCGGAATGAAATTCGGCGCTGATGCAAATGCGCATACAGGTTTTAATGAGACTGTTTATAATATTCTTTTGCCGGATGGAAACAAAGAGAGCCTTGAAAAAGGACTTGTGGTGATTAAAGATTATGCCGAAGGGGCATTTCTTTTAGAGGATGAGATCAAAAGAGAAATGGGTGTTATCCTTGCTGAAAAAAGAACTCGCGATTCTGCGTCTTATCGTACTTATGTTGAAACTTTGAAGTTTGAACTGCCTGAATCGATGATTTCGAGAAGACTCCCCATAGGTAAAGAGGAAATTATTAAAAACGCTCATAGGGGATTATTAAAAGGATTCTATGATGCCTGGTACAGACCTGAAAAATTAATCCTGATCATGGTGGGTGATTTCAACCCGGAGGTTGCCGCAAATCTTGTTAAAGAAAAATTTTCTATGCTGAAACATAGAGCTGCTGCACGGACTGATGTTGATACAGGATTGATAGAGCATAAAGGCAACAAGTCTTTTTATCATTACGAAAAAGAGTCGGGCAGTACCTCTGTCAGCATAGAAACGGTGCATAAAGCTTTGCCCCATCCTGATTCTTTTGCTTTTCAGAAAAAGAAGCTTATCGGTAATATTGCCGACAGCATCATCCAGCACAGAATAGATGTACTGGTAAGCAAACCTGATACCCCTTTTACTTCCGCATCTATCGGATCAGGAACCTATCTCAATGAAGTTGAATATACCGAAATTACCGCGAAGTGCGGTCCTGAAAGCTGGAGTAAATCTTTGTCTCTCCTGGAACAGACATTAAGAAGAGCATTGGAATACGGATTTACAAAATCCGAGCTTGAAAGAGTAAAAAAAGATTACATAGCCACCTTCCATAATGCCGCCAAAAGGGCTTCTACACGCAACAGCGGGATATTGGCGGGAAGCATTATCAGAGCTCTAAATAATAATCAGGTTTTTCAGTCTCCTGAGCAGATAAAACTGCTCTACACCCCGGTTGTTTCCGAACTTACACTAAAGGATGTGCACAATGCTTTAAAAGCGGCATGGGCTGATGACCACAGGCTTGTCATAGTAACCGGCAATGCGGATCTCTCAGGACATGATGCCTCGCCTGAGGAGATTATACTTAATGCTTTTAACAAAAGCAGCAGTGTGGAGCTGAAAAAGCCTGTTGAAATGCAAGATGTCGTATTCCCATATCTCCCTGAACCTGGCCAACCCGGCAAAGCAGCAACCACCACCAGGTTGCCGGAACTTAATATTGTCCAGGTAGAATTTAAAAACGGTCTGCGTTTAAATATGAAGAGGACCGATTTCAAGGCCAACCAAGTTTTAGTAAAATTAAGTTTCGGCTCCGGAAGATCCTCAGAACCCCTTGAGCTGCCAGGACTTGCCCTGCTAAGCGAAGATGTAGTAAATGAAAGCGGGCTGGGAAGACTCGACAAAGAGTCAGTTAACCGCGCCCTTGCCGGCAAAACGGCCAGTATCTCTTTTGGTATAAGCGAAGACAATTTCTTTTTTACCGGAAGTTCTTCATCCGGGGAGATAGAGCTGTTGTTTCAGCTTCTTTATGCCCATATAATTGATCCAGGTTACAGGGAGGATGCTTTTCGTCTTGTCAAGGAACGTTTCGGCCAGAGTTATAAATCTCTTTCCCATTCAATAGACGGCAGCATGGTCCTTTCCGGCAACCGTTTTCTGGCAGGCGGAGATACACGCTTCGGATTTCCGCCTTATGAAGCTTTCAATGCCTTGACTTTGGATAACATCCGGTCATGGATTGACAAACCTTTAAAGAATGAACAGATGGAGCTTTCTATTGTCGGTGATTTTAATCTTGAAGAGGTGGAGAGGCTGGCAGGGAAATATTTAGGAGCACTTAAAAAAAGGAATCCTGTCAAGATGGCGGATAGGGCAAGCAAACCTCTGTTTCCGGTTTCACGCAATTTAGAACTAAGGGTGGAAACAAAAATTCCCAAGGCTCTCGTTGTTGTTGCATATCCTTCATCAGATTTATGGAATATAAGCTTGACCCGCCGTCTGTCGGTCCTGGCGGATGTTTTTTCAGAAAGGCTTCGCGAAAAGATAAGAGAAAAGCTTGGTGTATCTTATTCACCATTTGCCTATAATCGTCCGAGTCGGGCCTATCCCGGATATGGTGTTTTGTTTGCGTTTGTACATATCAGTCCTGACAAGACCGATTTAGTGCGGCAGGAGGTCAAAAATATCGTATCGGAATTATGCGAAAAGGGGGTTACCCCTGAAGAACTGAAGCGCGCCGTAGATCCTACCCTCACTAGTATAAAGGATATGTTGAAAAAAAACGGTTATTGGCTTAATACGGTCCTCTCAGGTTCTGCCGGGCATCCCGAGCAGTTGGAATGGTGCAGGACAATAATGAAAGATTATGCTTCAATTACTGATGACGAAATTTCAAACCTGGCAGTGAAATATCTGAAAAATACCGACGCTGCGACAATTATTATAACCCCCCCCAAACAAGAAACTGTACAATAA
- a CDS encoding type II toxin-antitoxin system Phd/YefM family antitoxin yields the protein MPIFTGTIFRKLENINEIKTHLSSYLTKVGRGETVIICKRNVPIAEIKPITALPSKKRPIGLAGKEYPDFKISEAFFEPLPDDIVAAFNGEDL from the coding sequence ATGCCAATTTTTACAGGAACTATTTTTCGAAAACTTGAGAATATAAATGAAATAAAAACTCATCTCTCAAGTTACCTCACCAAGGTCGGCAGGGGTGAAACCGTAATTATATGCAAGCGAAATGTACCCATTGCTGAAATAAAACCTATCACGGCACTCCCAAGCAAAAAACGTCCAATTGGTCTAGCCGGTAAAGAATATCCGGATTTCAAAATTAGCGAAGCTTTTTTTGAACCTCTTCCGGATGATATTGTTGCCGCTTTTAATGGAGAAGACTTGTGA
- a CDS encoding transposase, with product MKIPCAKRLGFVVSGLSFLQPALTNAQMYDFTLVATALILGSRLHLTEISCMLLKEKAVSTLSYLFSNAKICTDELQMLYLLQTLNTYKISHGYFIIDDTMKHHTKFCKWIHGVFILFDHALGTNLKATCIVFLYYSDGALIKFPIAFRVYHKGTGTLMPWQRGKRCDCITKYDLAVEMMEWAILKGFPKCIVLADSWFGISPFIKELNRLNLDYVLEIKANLKIRESCKEPKLTPKGRLAKYQYDLVGLAKYFEKITTFVRCGFPADPETGQKEKALYITKASTVRLNAIPGKHRIVESHDPATQTIKYLLTNCLTWEATKIISVYSHRWVIEEFFKNAKQLSDMEGATIRSEQGATLALYLVSWIDFLLHLENYKQCTVGKLPKEPLTIPSIVRRAQNENLEAFVLRVQSDEDFVNKLVEFSRANMNRNRKKYKELVVINGDVAAPMKKAA from the coding sequence ATGAAAATTCCATGTGCCAAACGGCTTGGTTTTGTTGTAAGTGGTCTCTCTTTTCTTCAACCCGCACTGACGAATGCCCAGATGTATGACTTTACCTTGGTTGCTACAGCATTAATATTAGGGTCACGTCTACATCTTACTGAAATTAGCTGTATGTTGCTGAAAGAGAAAGCAGTGAGCACACTTTCCTATCTTTTTTCGAATGCAAAAATTTGTACAGATGAATTGCAAATGCTCTATTTGCTTCAGACACTCAACACATACAAAATTTCTCATGGCTATTTCATCATAGATGATACCATGAAACATCATACCAAATTTTGTAAATGGATTCATGGTGTTTTCATATTGTTCGATCATGCACTTGGAACCAATTTAAAAGCAACTTGCATTGTTTTCCTCTATTATAGTGATGGGGCACTTATCAAATTCCCCATTGCTTTTCGAGTATATCACAAGGGAACCGGTACTCTTATGCCTTGGCAACGCGGTAAACGGTGTGACTGCATAACCAAATATGATCTTGCAGTAGAAATGATGGAGTGGGCCATATTAAAAGGGTTTCCAAAGTGTATTGTTCTTGCCGACTCCTGGTTTGGAATATCGCCATTTATCAAGGAGCTTAATCGGCTTAATCTTGACTATGTGCTTGAGATAAAAGCTAATCTCAAGATAAGAGAATCATGCAAAGAACCAAAGTTAACTCCAAAGGGACGATTAGCAAAATATCAATACGATCTTGTTGGATTAGCAAAATATTTTGAAAAAATAACAACCTTTGTTCGTTGTGGATTTCCTGCCGACCCGGAAACAGGTCAAAAGGAAAAAGCACTTTACATAACCAAGGCTTCAACAGTTCGCTTGAATGCCATACCTGGCAAACATCGAATAGTTGAAAGTCACGACCCTGCCACTCAAACCATCAAGTATCTCCTCACCAATTGTCTCACCTGGGAAGCCACCAAAATCATTTCTGTTTATAGCCACCGCTGGGTTATTGAGGAGTTTTTCAAGAATGCAAAGCAGTTGTCCGATATGGAGGGAGCCACTATCAGGAGTGAACAAGGCGCAACACTAGCGTTGTACCTGGTGTCCTGGATTGACTTCCTCCTCCATTTGGAGAATTACAAGCAATGCACTGTTGGAAAACTGCCAAAGGAACCATTAACGATTCCTTCAATAGTTCGCCGAGCGCAAAACGAAAATTTGGAAGCGTTTGTCTTGCGAGTACAATCCGATGAGGATTTCGTTAACAAACTGGTTGAATTCAGCAGGGCTAACATGAACCGCAATCGTAAGAAATACAAAGAGTTAGTTGTTATTAATGGGGATGTTGCTGCTCCTATGAAAAAGGCCGCATAG
- a CDS encoding peptidylprolyl isomerase, whose translation MELVKVFLDVEADDESLGRIVIELRTDIAPKTSENFRALCTGEKGFGFKGSTFHRIIPNFMLQGGDFTNHNGTGGKSIYGSKFDDENFTLGHTKPGILSMANAGPNTNGSQFFITTIETAWLDGKHVVFGAVTEGIDVVKSIEALGSSSGKPSKHVKIIDCGEMSID comes from the coding sequence ATGGAACTTGTTAAAGTCTTTCTTGACGTTGAGGCTGATGACGAATCATTAGGACGAATAGTGATTGAATTACGTACAGATATTGCTCCCAAAACAAGCGAGAACTTTCGTGCCTTGTGTACAGGTGAAAAGGGCTTTGGGTTCAAGGGTAGTACATTTCATAGGATCATACCGAATTTTATGCTTCAGGGTGGTGATTTTACCAATCATAATGGGACAGGTGGCAAGTCAATATACGGAAGCAAATTTGACGATGAAAATTTCACGCTCGGCCACACGAAGCCGGGGATTTTATCAATGGCAAATGCGGGTCCTAACACGAATGGCTCGCAATTCTTTATCACCACGATCGAAACTGCCTGGCTTGACGGCAAGCATGTGGTCTTTGGAGCGGTGACCGAAGGAATCGATGTGGTCAAGAGCATAGAGGCATTGGGATCATCGAGTGGAAAACCCTCGAAACATGTTAAAATCATAGATTGTGGTGAAATGTCAATAGACTAA